A part of Bacillus thuringiensis genomic DNA contains:
- a CDS encoding glycosyltransferase family 4 protein, with amino-acid sequence MKKVLVIAQNFYPEIGSAANRIKNIYLELSEKGYDVTILTTDPRYPNENLYKKKEFWDEESINSEDVIRVKPRVKKYTNNMLRRLFLYLEITMLFIMAIFRMDKKYDYVFVSTPPIFIGIAGFLAKKKLKAELLLDVRDLWPESLLGVGVFANRFVLSIAYALEKMLYRVADQIIVNSAGFIPYLELKGVRREKISFMPNSLTEEELHMIETKQAITDSSTKTVEVIYTGNIGLAQDVLKLIEVAEYLRGKENIKFKIIGYGFKSYQVAEVIKDKKLSNIEIIRAKSRNKTLKEVAKAHIAYVSLVDEKVFQTVLPGKVIDYMCMKKPIIGDVSGYAEKVINEAQCGLISNDRTVKELGEHIIKLAENEILRRKMGNNGHEFAFQYLRWKNNIKVLTSLMEENDATEESMYVRMEPLHK; translated from the coding sequence ATGAAGAAGGTGTTAGTAATAGCACAAAATTTTTATCCAGAAATCGGAAGTGCAGCGAATAGAATAAAGAATATTTATTTGGAATTAAGTGAAAAAGGATACGATGTTACAATCTTGACTACTGATCCAAGGTATCCAAATGAGAATTTATATAAGAAGAAGGAATTTTGGGATGAAGAATCGATAAATAGTGAAGATGTTATAAGAGTAAAACCAAGAGTGAAAAAATACACAAATAATATGCTAAGGAGATTATTTTTGTATTTAGAAATCACAATGCTTTTTATTATGGCTATATTCCGTATGGATAAAAAATATGATTATGTATTTGTTTCAACTCCGCCTATTTTTATTGGTATAGCTGGCTTTTTGGCTAAAAAAAAGTTAAAAGCTGAATTATTATTAGATGTACGAGATTTATGGCCGGAATCCTTGTTAGGAGTTGGAGTTTTTGCAAATCGGTTTGTATTATCGATAGCATATGCATTAGAAAAGATGTTGTATCGTGTAGCTGATCAAATTATTGTAAATAGCGCAGGGTTTATTCCATACCTGGAGTTAAAAGGGGTTAGACGTGAAAAAATATCATTTATGCCAAACTCTTTAACAGAAGAAGAATTACATATGATAGAAACTAAACAAGCTATAACTGATTCGAGTACTAAAACAGTTGAAGTAATTTATACAGGAAATATCGGGTTAGCTCAAGATGTATTAAAGTTGATTGAGGTGGCTGAATATTTACGAGGAAAGGAAAATATTAAATTTAAAATAATTGGTTATGGGTTTAAAAGTTATCAGGTGGCTGAGGTTATTAAAGACAAAAAACTTTCTAATATAGAAATTATTAGAGCAAAAAGTCGTAATAAAACCCTAAAAGAAGTTGCAAAGGCACATATTGCATATGTTAGTTTAGTAGATGAAAAAGTATTTCAAACCGTTTTACCAGGAAAGGTTATTGATTATATGTGTATGAAAAAGCCTATTATTGGAGATGTGTCTGGATATGCCGAGAAAGTTATTAATGAAGCTCAATGTGGTTTGATTTCAAATGATCGAACAGTTAAAGAATTAGGAGAGCACATTATCAAACTAGCTGAAAATGAGATATTACGTAGAAAAATGGGGAACAATGGGCATGAATTTGCTTTCCAATATTTGAGGTGGAAAAATAATATTAAAGTATTAACAAGTTTAATGGAGGAAAATGATGCCACAGAAGAAAGTATGTATGTTCGTATGGAACCACTTCACAAATGA
- a CDS encoding rod shape-determining protein, producing MFARDIGIDLGTANVLIHVKGKGIVLNEPSVVAIDRNTGKVLAVGEEARSMVGRTPGNIVAIRPLKDGVIADFEITEAMLKYFINKLDVKSFFSKPRILICCPTNITSVEQKAIREAAERSGGKTVFLEEEPKVAAVGAGMEIFQPSGNMVVDIGGGTTDIAVLSMGDIVTSSSIKMAGDKFDMEILNYVKRKYKLLIGERTSENIKIKVGTVFPGARSEELEIRGRDMVTGLPRTITVCSEEITEALKEDAAIIVQAAKGVLERTPPELSADIIDRGVILTGGGALLHGIDMLLAEELKVPVLIAENPMQCVAVGTGIMLENIDKLPKRALR from the coding sequence ATGTTTGCGCGAGATATCGGAATTGACCTAGGTACGGCTAACGTATTAATCCATGTTAAAGGTAAAGGTATTGTATTAAATGAGCCATCTGTTGTTGCAATTGATCGTAACACAGGTAAAGTATTAGCAGTAGGTGAAGAAGCAAGAAGTATGGTGGGGCGTACGCCTGGTAATATTGTAGCAATTCGTCCACTTAAAGATGGTGTAATCGCAGATTTCGAAATTACAGAAGCAATGTTAAAGTATTTCATTAACAAATTGGACGTAAAGAGCTTCTTTTCAAAACCTCGTATTTTAATTTGTTGTCCAACAAATATCACATCAGTAGAACAGAAAGCAATTCGTGAGGCTGCTGAACGTTCAGGTGGTAAAACAGTATTTTTAGAAGAAGAACCAAAAGTAGCCGCAGTTGGTGCTGGTATGGAAATCTTCCAACCAAGCGGTAACATGGTTGTTGATATTGGTGGAGGTACAACAGATATCGCTGTACTATCTATGGGTGATATTGTTACCTCTTCCTCTATCAAAATGGCTGGCGATAAGTTTGATATGGAGATCTTAAACTATGTTAAACGTAAGTATAAGCTGTTAATTGGAGAACGTACTTCAGAAAATATTAAAATTAAAGTTGGTACAGTATTCCCAGGTGCACGTAGCGAAGAGCTTGAAATTCGTGGACGTGACATGGTAACGGGCTTACCACGTACAATTACAGTATGCTCTGAAGAAATTACAGAAGCACTAAAAGAAGACGCGGCTATTATTGTACAAGCTGCAAAAGGCGTACTAGAGCGCACACCACCAGAATTATCTGCGGACATCATCGATCGCGGTGTTATTCTAACAGGCGGTGGAGCTTTACTACATGGTATCGATATGCTTCTAGCAGAAGAACTAAAAGTACCAGTATTAATTGCTGAAAACCCAATGCAATGTGTTGCGGTTGGTACAGGTATTATGTTAGAGAATATTGATAAATTACCAAAGCGTGCTTTACGATAA
- the spoIIID gene encoding sporulation transcriptional regulator SpoIIID: protein MHDYIKERTIKIGKYIVETRKTVRVIAKEFGVSKSTVHKDLTERLPEINPELANEVKEILDYHKSIRHLRGGEATKQKYRKEDVEKPVRQ from the coding sequence GTGCACGATTACATCAAAGAGAGAACTATCAAGATTGGTAAGTATATCGTGGAGACAAGAAAGACAGTGCGTGTCATTGCAAAGGAATTTGGGGTATCAAAGAGTACAGTCCATAAAGATTTAACGGAACGTCTACCAGAAATTAATCCAGAGCTCGCAAATGAAGTGAAAGAAATTCTTGATTATCATAAGTCTATTCGTCATTTAAGAGGCGGAGAAGCAACAAAACAAAAGTATAGAAAAGAAGATGTAGAAAAGCCGGTACGTCAATAA
- a CDS encoding polysaccharide deacetylase family protein yields the protein MKVKNWFVIIISLILLISVCVFAFNKTNKKEAENQKIPVLMYHHLLKENDKKENGVFKDKETILSVEQFEKQMKYLNDKGYKTITMKEFEEYMKNKGELSEKSVLITFDDSSKTNYTYAYPILKKYKMKATAFVVTSRLTDKEEVFDPKKIQPLSKHEINKMKDVFEFGSYTHDLFKLSKNGEAYLVSQPDSVVKEDLSMSKSILKTDYFAYPFGEYNEKSISLLNGIKFNLAFTNNQGYANRTNKLMEIKRFPISPEVDMKKFSEVLSGIYKVPEK from the coding sequence ATGAAGGTGAAAAATTGGTTTGTAATTATTATATCATTGATACTATTAATTAGTGTCTGCGTTTTTGCATTTAATAAAACTAATAAAAAAGAAGCGGAAAATCAAAAAATTCCTGTTTTAATGTATCATCATTTACTGAAAGAAAATGATAAAAAGGAAAATGGTGTATTTAAAGATAAGGAAACAATTTTATCAGTAGAACAGTTTGAAAAGCAAATGAAGTATTTGAATGACAAGGGATATAAGACCATTACAATGAAAGAATTTGAGGAATATATGAAAAATAAGGGGGAACTTTCCGAAAAAAGTGTCCTAATTACTTTTGATGATAGTTCAAAAACAAATTATACATATGCATATCCGATATTAAAGAAATATAAAATGAAGGCTACTGCTTTTGTGGTTACATCGAGACTAACTGATAAAGAAGAAGTATTTGATCCTAAAAAAATACAACCACTTAGCAAGCATGAAATTAATAAAATGAAAGATGTCTTTGAATTTGGTAGTTATACACATGATTTGTTTAAATTGAGTAAAAACGGTGAAGCCTACTTGGTTTCACAACCAGATTCGGTGGTTAAAGAGGATCTTTCTATGAGTAAATCAATTTTAAAAACGGATTATTTTGCATATCCATTTGGAGAATATAATGAAAAATCTATATCGTTATTAAATGGAATTAAATTTAATTTAGCTTTTACTAATAATCAAGGTTATGCCAATCGTACAAATAAATTAATGGAAATAAAGCGTTTTCCAATATCTCCTGAAGTTGATATGAAGAAATTTTCAGAAGTACTTTCAGGAATTTATAAGGTTCCAGAAAAATAG
- a CDS encoding DUF6270 domain-containing protein — MFNIKNTITGVKFNNKTGILVVTGKLEGNISNLEPKILLQEQINSEALFFPKVILLKVDWDGENFSAILDFHDKREILSSGEAWDFYVKVNNDKYKLDMLNCPSFQASYYPFEDTLFQAVPYVTRKNNLSIWVKPKEIEVKVHHVELRPEGLILQVIIVNYSPHTTLNYAAHLVFNKIEEQGIGVHNESIKIEAANKELGGNLFSFFIAKRSVFEKEVVKPGDTWKGVIDICDLQGNYVRLPLIIPEICRIDDQFSALANNRLCKAKFLIDDKNSLMLKVEQTNISMQLERLSYEVGTTVALFGSIQGLENLNEPFQINRLYLRLRSNSNRLIPYVIELPFELSCNNLSSKFSLKSVLNNYRIDEGAIWGIYVEVLDKETGSKGEFAVYTQDRGVNELEYEQIIPNYDIKPCLVEGNSLAFKVRKKVITPVTNPIKIAVCGSCYSRVAFSSNTYFNPDYKEKYDVVHTQFHSSVVSVMSKPTKFPIDYFLNYTQTQIDYIKDDFEKGFFEKIELLKPEFLIMDFYADVFSDLIIFDEDHIITGSYYVRDSEYLYEISRRAEILTRENVEIYLSYWHKAMESFSRKIQEYIPQERIILQRARAIETFYDKDKKVKKFKNDRNFIERSNTLFEYMENYLLHLMPNIQVIDLTQFGYIGQYDFPYGGESVNHYEPNYYKEMLKKVDDIVVRTLNSTNMITVKGEES; from the coding sequence GTGTTTAATATTAAAAATACTATTACTGGTGTGAAGTTTAATAACAAAACAGGTATTCTTGTGGTTACGGGGAAGTTGGAAGGTAATATATCGAATTTAGAACCAAAGATATTATTGCAGGAACAAATTAATAGTGAAGCTTTATTTTTTCCTAAGGTTATCCTGTTAAAGGTAGATTGGGATGGGGAAAATTTTAGTGCGATACTAGATTTTCATGATAAGAGGGAGATTTTGAGTAGTGGGGAGGCATGGGATTTTTATGTGAAGGTCAATAATGATAAATATAAACTTGATATGTTAAACTGTCCTTCTTTTCAGGCTTCTTATTATCCCTTTGAGGACACATTGTTTCAGGCGGTACCTTATGTTACAAGAAAAAATAATTTATCGATTTGGGTTAAACCTAAAGAAATAGAAGTAAAAGTTCATCATGTAGAATTAAGACCAGAGGGATTAATTCTACAGGTGATAATTGTTAATTATTCACCACATACTACATTAAATTATGCAGCTCATTTAGTTTTTAATAAAATAGAAGAGCAGGGAATTGGTGTTCATAATGAATCAATAAAAATAGAAGCCGCTAATAAGGAGTTAGGGGGAAATCTATTTTCATTTTTTATTGCTAAAAGATCAGTTTTTGAAAAAGAAGTTGTAAAGCCCGGCGATACATGGAAAGGTGTCATCGATATATGTGACCTACAGGGGAATTATGTTAGGTTACCGCTAATTATACCTGAGATTTGTAGAATAGATGACCAGTTTTCAGCATTGGCCAATAATAGGTTATGTAAGGCGAAATTCTTAATTGATGATAAAAACTCATTAATGTTAAAAGTGGAACAAACAAATATTAGTATGCAACTGGAGCGTTTAAGTTATGAAGTCGGAACAACTGTTGCACTTTTTGGAAGCATTCAAGGGTTAGAAAATCTAAACGAGCCTTTTCAAATTAATAGGTTATACCTTCGATTAAGAAGCAATTCTAATCGTTTAATACCATATGTTATTGAATTACCCTTTGAGTTAAGCTGTAATAATTTATCAAGTAAGTTTTCGCTGAAATCAGTACTAAATAATTATCGTATAGATGAAGGTGCTATCTGGGGGATATATGTTGAGGTATTAGATAAAGAAACAGGATCTAAAGGAGAGTTCGCTGTTTATACACAAGATAGGGGCGTTAATGAACTTGAATATGAACAAATAATCCCTAATTATGATATAAAGCCATGTTTAGTGGAAGGTAACTCACTGGCATTTAAAGTGAGAAAGAAAGTTATAACACCGGTAACGAACCCAATTAAAATTGCAGTGTGTGGTTCTTGTTATAGTCGTGTAGCGTTTAGTTCTAATACATACTTTAATCCCGATTATAAAGAAAAGTATGATGTAGTACATACGCAATTTCATTCTTCTGTTGTTAGTGTTATGAGTAAGCCTACAAAATTCCCAATTGATTATTTTTTGAATTATACTCAGACACAAATTGATTATATAAAGGATGATTTTGAAAAGGGCTTTTTTGAAAAGATAGAGTTGTTAAAACCTGAATTTTTAATAATGGATTTTTATGCAGATGTTTTTTCTGATTTAATAATTTTTGATGAAGATCATATTATTACGGGGAGTTATTATGTACGTGATTCAGAATATTTATATGAAATTTCAAGAAGGGCGGAAATTTTGACACGTGAAAATGTCGAAATATATCTTTCTTATTGGCATAAAGCTATGGAAAGTTTTTCGCGAAAAATACAAGAGTATATCCCTCAAGAAAGAATCATTTTACAAAGAGCACGTGCTATAGAAACTTTTTATGATAAGGATAAGAAAGTGAAGAAGTTTAAAAATGATAGAAACTTTATTGAACGGAGTAATACACTGTTTGAATATATGGAAAATTATTTGTTACATTTAATGCCTAATATACAAGTAATTGATTTAACGCAATTTGGTTATATTGGTCAATACGACTTTCCTTATGGTGGTGAATCGGTAAATCATTACGAGCCTAACTATTATAAAGAGATGTTGAAAAAGGTAGATGATATAGTTGTTCGGACATTGAACTCTACAAATATGATAACTGTTAAGGGAGAAGAATCATGA